One Deltaproteobacteria bacterium genomic window, CGGGCCGCAGCAAGCCCTGGGGCACGGCTCACGCCGTCCTGGTGACGGAAGACCTGATCAGCACACCCTTTGCGGTGATCAATGCCGACGATTTTTACGGACTTAAAGGCTTTCAATTATTAGGCGAGTACCTGGAAGCAGTCCAGGACAACGCCTCGACCGACTATGCCATGGTGGGCTATGTGTTGAGAAACACGCTTTCGGAATTCGGCACGGTTTCCAGAGGGGTTTGCCAGTGCGACCATCAGGGTTTTATGCAGGGTATCACCGAAATCATCAGTATTGAAAAAGACGGTCATGGGGCCAGGTATGTTGACCCTGAAGGGAAAAAACGGCTGCTCTCAGGCGATGAGGTGGTCTCCATGAATATGTGGGGATTCACACCCTCCCTGTTTGGCCATCTGCGCGGGCAGTTTTCGCGGTTCCTGGAGGAATGGGGCGGCAATGAAAAGGCCGAGTTCCTGCTACCTGACACCGTCCACGCTCTGGTCAAGGAAGGCCAGGCCAGAGTCAAGGTCCTGCACACCCAGAAGCGGCCGCTTGGGGCTGCATCCGGTGAAAGCGAGACAGAAGCGCTTGAGGCCCAGAAACAATGGTTTGGCCTGACCCATCAAAAGGATAGATCGGCGGCAGTGAAGAAGATACAAGCCCTGATCAGGCTGGGGGTGTACCCGGAAAAACTCTGGAGCTAGGCTTGCCTCTTGATTGAGCCATTTTTGACGAGGGCCGGGCTGATGATCCAGGGCCATTGTCAACAGGTCGTTCACAGCCGGTTTTCCCCCGGCTGAGGGCGTCCTTGCCATGAGGGCCGAACCCTGGAATGAGCCATGGGTAATGGCGTTCTGACCGGGGATGTGTTATAGATAAAATTTAAGGCCTGACAGCCCGCGGCCGTATCAAGGGCTTTTAAATAAACCGACAATAACTATTTCCAAATCGAGGAGACAACGATGAAGGGTCATGGGCGACTGCAGGGAAAGGTGGCCATCATTACCGGCGCTGCCAGCGGGATTGGCAGGGCGGCCGCGTTCCTCTTTGCCAGGGAAGGAGCCAGGCTGGCCCTGGCTGATATAAACGAGGAAGCATTAAAGGAGATCGTGTCTCAAATCGTAGATGAGGGCGGTGAAGCCGTCATGAGGAAGACCGACATCTCGCAGGAGGAGGAGGTCAAGGCCCTCATCAACCTGACCCTTAAGACATACTCCCAGGTGGATATCCTGTGCAACAACGCCGGGACTATAGGCGGTGCTCCCAGTCTTGAAGAGGAAGACGGCGACGACTGGCACAGGGTTTTCGGGGTCAACGTCATGGGGGCGGTTTTTGGCACCAAGCACATCGCCAAACACATGCAGGCCAGGAAATGCGGCGCCATTGTCAATACGGCTTCTGTGGCCGGGATCCGCGCCGGCGCGGGCACCAATGCCTACTCGGCCAGCAAGGCCGCGCTCATCAACTTCAGCCAGACGGCCGCCTGTGACCTGGGCGGGTTCAATGTGCGGGTCAATGCCGTCTGTCCGGGCCTGATTGAGACGGGCATGACCAAGGTTGTTTTTGATTATGCCCGGGAGACAGGCAAGGAATCAAAACTGGGCTACCGCTGCGAACTCAAACGATACGGCCGACCCGAAGAGGTCGCGGCAGCCATCCTCTTTTTGGCCAGCGATGAAGCCAGCTACATCACCGGCCAGGCCCTGGCCGTGGATGGAGGCAACACCGCCTCCCTGAACCTGCCCGGCATGAAGTATTGATCCATGAGAGGGGGGGGACGTTCTTTACTTTAAAGTAACCGGCATGTCTTGACAGGCATCAGGACCTGTGTTTTAATTTCATTGTGGGTAGCCCTTGAGGGCTTTAATAGGGAAGACGGTGCGAATCCGTCGTGGACCCGCCGCTGTAACCGGGGACGAAGGCCGCAGAGCGCCACTGTTCTTTTAAGGATGGGAAGGCGCGGTCGGTAGGATGATCCGGAAACCAGAAGACCTGCCCATAAAGGCGTGGCGAGCCTCGACTCTCGCGGACCGGGGTGAAGAGGTTCTTAATTAATCGAGGATGAAAAACGGCATCCCCGGGCTGATTTTAAATGGCCCGGGGTTTTTGTTTTCTGGCATTCAGTGAGGGGGTGA contains:
- a CDS encoding nucleotidyltransferase, with the translated sequence MNPTLVVLAAGIGSRYKGLKQIDPLGPCGETIIDYSVFDAVRSGFNKTVFVIRRDIEESFKEAISKKFENRVQVEYAYQELDMLPEGYQASPGRSKPWGTAHAVLVTEDLISTPFAVINADDFYGLKGFQLLGEYLEAVQDNASTDYAMVGYVLRNTLSEFGTVSRGVCQCDHQGFMQGITEIISIEKDGHGARYVDPEGKKRLLSGDEVVSMNMWGFTPSLFGHLRGQFSRFLEEWGGNEKAEFLLPDTVHALVKEGQARVKVLHTQKRPLGAASGESETEALEAQKQWFGLTHQKDRSAAVKKIQALIRLGVYPEKLWS
- a CDS encoding SDR family oxidoreductase, with translation MKGHGRLQGKVAIITGAASGIGRAAAFLFAREGARLALADINEEALKEIVSQIVDEGGEAVMRKTDISQEEEVKALINLTLKTYSQVDILCNNAGTIGGAPSLEEEDGDDWHRVFGVNVMGAVFGTKHIAKHMQARKCGAIVNTASVAGIRAGAGTNAYSASKAALINFSQTAACDLGGFNVRVNAVCPGLIETGMTKVVFDYARETGKESKLGYRCELKRYGRPEEVAAAILFLASDEASYITGQALAVDGGNTASLNLPGMKY